Proteins from a genomic interval of Bos mutus isolate GX-2022 chromosome 26, NWIPB_WYAK_1.1, whole genome shotgun sequence:
- the LOC102269940 gene encoding small ubiquitin-related modifier 1-like yields MSDQEAKPSTEDLGDKKEGEYSKLKVTRQDSSESHFKVKMVIHLKKLKESDCQRQEGMEEKDMIRIYQK; encoded by the exons ATGTCCGACCAGGAAGCAAAACCTTCAACCGAGGACTTGGGGGATAAGAAAGAAGGAGAATATAGTAAACTCAAAGTCACCAGACAGGATAGCAGTGAGAGTCACTTCAAAGTGAAAATGGTGATACATCTCAAGAAACTCAAAGAATCAGATTGTCAAAGACAGGAAG GAATGGAAGAAAAAGATATGATCAGAATTTATCAGAAATAA